The genomic region CGCGGGCCTGCAATCGGATGCTCCCCTCAGGTATCTCGACCTGCTCGGCTAGGTGGCTGTCCATGGGGAGGGCGCACGACGTCCCCATGACCAGGTGGCCGAGCTCATGGCAGATGCATTGGAGCCGGTACTGCGGAGTGTCCTGGATGCGGTAGTAGATCGTCACGTACTCCGGCACCTCCAGGAAGGCGGTGAGCGAACCCCAGTTGGCCTCGTCTAGGGCCTCGAGGTAAATGGGCTTGCCGTAGATCCCTGCCACCGCGCCGACGAGCTCTTCCACGGACCGCGCACCCTGAATGCCCAGGCCGTCCAGTGCCTTACGAACCGCTCTCCGACCCATTCTCTTCCCGCCTCTTCGCGCGCGATGTCCGGATGGCCGCAGAGATCAGACGGAGCGTCTCCGGGGAGACCCCAGCCAGGTTGCGCGCCGCGAAGCGCTCCACCCTCTGCTCCC from Clavibacter michiganensis subsp. insidiosus harbors:
- a CDS encoding ImmA/IrrE family metallo-endopeptidase, translating into MEELVGAVAGIYGKPIYLEALDEANWGSLTAFLEVPEYVTIYYRIQDTPQYRLQCICHELGHLVMGTSCALPMDSHLAEQVEIPEGSIRLQARDLRDTEAERAAEDFSFAVIRRFREQLRMRTRRAEALA